A genomic segment from Streptomyces sp. NBC_00237 encodes:
- a CDS encoding ABC transporter ATP-binding protein — protein MSTAPATAPVLELRNLHVTYGKDVHAVRGVDLTLAAGQKLGVAGESGCGKSTLALALLRLLPATARLTGEILLDGEDVLTMKWGRLRAVRWAGASIVFQGAMHSLNAVHRIGDQVAEPLLIHGRPTPAAVRERTTELLEQVGLPASRADAYPHELSGGQRQRVMIAMALACDPHLIVADEPTTALDVMIQAQILRLLDQLVSTHHISLLMISHDLAVLSDTCDRLAVMYAGRVVEVGPAPSVYTAPHHPYARALSAAFPRIGDPSSRRAPRGLPGDPPDPALLPTGCTFHPRCPVALDSCPTTDQPLRAATPHHHAACVHVSPAAPQGVSAP, from the coding sequence TTGAGCACAGCACCCGCGACAGCACCCGTCCTGGAACTCAGGAACCTCCACGTCACGTACGGCAAGGACGTCCACGCCGTCCGAGGCGTCGACCTCACCCTCGCCGCGGGCCAGAAACTCGGCGTCGCGGGCGAATCGGGCTGCGGCAAGTCCACCCTCGCCCTCGCGCTCCTGCGCCTCCTCCCCGCCACCGCCCGCCTGACCGGCGAGATCCTGCTCGACGGCGAGGACGTCCTCACCATGAAGTGGGGCCGTCTGCGGGCCGTCCGCTGGGCCGGGGCGTCCATCGTCTTCCAGGGCGCGATGCACTCCCTGAACGCGGTGCACCGCATCGGCGACCAGGTCGCCGAACCCCTGCTGATCCACGGCCGCCCCACCCCCGCCGCCGTCCGCGAGCGCACGACCGAGCTCCTCGAACAGGTGGGCCTGCCCGCGTCCCGTGCCGACGCCTATCCCCACGAACTCTCCGGCGGCCAGCGCCAGCGCGTGATGATCGCGATGGCCCTCGCCTGCGACCCCCACCTGATCGTCGCCGACGAGCCCACCACCGCCCTCGACGTGATGATCCAGGCCCAGATCCTGCGCCTGCTCGACCAGTTGGTCTCCACCCACCACATCTCCCTGCTCATGATCAGCCACGACCTGGCAGTCCTCTCCGACACCTGCGACCGCCTCGCCGTCATGTACGCGGGCCGCGTCGTCGAAGTCGGCCCCGCCCCGTCCGTCTACACCGCCCCCCACCATCCCTACGCCCGGGCCCTCTCCGCCGCGTTCCCCCGCATCGGCGACCCGTCCTCCCGCCGCGCCCCGCGCGGCCTCCCGGGCGACCCCCCGGATCCCGCCCTGCTCCCGACCGGCTGCACCTTCCACCCCCGCTGCCCGGTCGCCCTGGACTCCTGCCCGACGACCGACCAGCCCCTCCGTGCAGCCACCCCTCACCACCACGCGGCGTGCGTCCACGTGTCCCCCGCAGCCCCTCAGGGAGTTTCCGCCCCATGA
- a CDS encoding ABC transporter ATP-binding protein — MTTTAEAPADTPILASQGLHVTFPGRRGAPPARAVDGVDLALAPGEIVALVGESGCGKTTLARALLGLVRPTSGEVRFGGDVLDYRARGLKAYRKRVQLVLQDPSGSLNPRHTVYDAVAEGLRIHGYAGDEREAVAEALSRAGLRPPERFFLRYPHELSGGQRQRVVIAGALVLGPELLVADEPVASLDASVRGEILALLLKLRDELGLSALVVTHDLGLAWNIADRVAVMYLGRIVESGTVEDVLRHPQHPYTQALLSVLPEADGEPVVLSGEPPDPSRIPGGCRFHARCQILASGRAEAAGVAEQCRTRPLPVLPARGEGPQVACHWAAHREERVPGPTAPQE; from the coding sequence ATGACCACCACCGCCGAAGCCCCCGCCGACACGCCCATCCTGGCGTCCCAGGGACTGCACGTGACCTTTCCCGGGCGGCGCGGTGCTCCTCCCGCGCGGGCCGTCGACGGGGTCGATCTGGCGTTGGCGCCCGGCGAGATCGTCGCGCTCGTCGGGGAGTCGGGGTGCGGCAAGACCACCCTGGCGCGGGCGCTGCTCGGCCTGGTGCGGCCCACGTCCGGGGAGGTCCGCTTCGGCGGGGACGTACTGGACTACCGGGCGCGCGGGCTCAAGGCGTACCGCAAGCGGGTGCAGTTGGTCCTCCAGGACCCGAGCGGCTCGCTCAATCCCCGGCACACGGTGTACGACGCCGTCGCCGAGGGACTGCGCATCCACGGGTACGCGGGCGACGAGCGCGAGGCCGTCGCCGAGGCCCTCTCGCGGGCCGGGCTGCGGCCGCCCGAGCGCTTCTTCCTGCGGTACCCGCACGAGCTCTCCGGCGGCCAGCGGCAGCGCGTCGTCATCGCGGGCGCGCTCGTCCTGGGGCCCGAACTCCTCGTCGCCGACGAGCCGGTGGCCTCGCTCGACGCTTCCGTACGGGGAGAGATCCTCGCGCTCCTGCTGAAGCTGCGCGACGAACTCGGCCTGTCCGCCCTGGTGGTGACCCACGACCTGGGGCTCGCCTGGAACATCGCGGACCGGGTGGCGGTCATGTACCTCGGACGGATCGTGGAGTCGGGCACGGTGGAGGACGTACTGAGGCACCCTCAGCATCCGTACACCCAGGCCCTGTTGTCCGTACTGCCCGAGGCGGACGGGGAACCGGTCGTGCTGAGCGGTGAACCGCCGGACCCGTCGCGGATTCCGGGCGGGTGCCGCTTCCACGCCCGGTGCCAGATCCTCGCCTCGGGGCGGGCGGAGGCGGCGGGCGTCGCGGAGCAGTGCCGCACCCGGCCGCTGCCGGTGCTGCCCGCACGCGGGGAGGGCCCGCAGGTGGCGTGCCACTGGGCGGCGCACCGGGAAGAGCGGGTGCCGGGGCCGACCGCCCCGCAGGAGTAA
- a CDS encoding CsbD family protein, with protein MTDGESTFDKLKGKAKELGGKATGDDRLEAEGQTDQLKAKAEELGNKVKDKVEGIKDSLTNNKKDDGA; from the coding sequence GTGACCGACGGCGAGAGCACGTTCGACAAGCTCAAGGGCAAGGCCAAGGAACTGGGCGGCAAGGCCACCGGCGACGACCGGCTGGAGGCCGAGGGCCAGACCGACCAGCTCAAGGCGAAGGCCGAGGAGCTGGGGAACAAGGTCAAGGACAAGGTGGAGGGCATCAAGGACTCCCTCACCAACAACAAGAAGGACGACGGCGCCTGA